A single window of Bufo bufo chromosome 10, aBufBuf1.1, whole genome shotgun sequence DNA harbors:
- the LOC120981074 gene encoding fatty acyl-CoA hydrolase precursor, medium chain-like isoform X1: MEALMRVVVLCILALGVLASAQADDQPQVETRYGKLRGKTTSAKGTDRTVHTFYGVPFAKPPVGSLRFAAPEPPTAWSSVREASDYAKICLQNVDMLEQIAKAVKAKLIIPPASEDCLYLDIFTPADRVKEKMLPVMVFIHGGGLVMGGSMMFEGSVLSAYENVVVVSIQYRLGLLGFMSTGDDKAPGNYGFLDQVQALRWVQENIADFGGDPNSVTIFGESAGGLSVSALVVSPLAKGLFHRAIAESGVAIMPGLVATSTEEVVFIRNIVANISGCGVDTLLDCLKVKSEEEILSIGASMPFMALPASIDGAFFPKPVEQILADKEVNPVPFMTGVNNQEFGWNLPSSMNITGIREGMEREMVHEILKSFPIMGIFSGAISLLLDEYVGDETDPAEIRNRFVDLVGDLVFVIPALRMAKCHRDSGHPTYFYEFQHRPALFAESKPDFVKADHGEELFFVIGGPFLKGDILFTGAFTKEEEDLSRTFMRYWANFARTGDPNGPGLVHWPQYDHDEDFLEIDLEQKASKQLKAAKYEFWTKNLPQKMAEEKAERTEL; this comes from the exons ATGGAGGCTCTGATGAGGGTAGTTGTGCTGTGCATCCTGGCCCTGGGGGTCCTGGCATCAG CGCAGGCGGATGACCAACCTCAAGTGGAAACACGGTACGGCAAACTGCGGGGGAAGACCACGTCTGCAAAGGGAACAGACAGGACTGTCCACACCTTCTATGGAGTCCCCTTCGCCAAACCTCCAGTTGGTTCATTGAGATTTGCCGCCCCAGAACCCCCCACAGCATGGAGCTCAGTGAGGGAGGCCTCAGACTATGCTAAAAT ATGTCTGCAGAATGTTGACATGTTGGAGCAGATAGCAAAGGCGGTTAAAGCAAAGCTCATCATACCTCCAGCGTCTGAGGACTGCCTATATCTGGACATCTTCACCCCAGCAGATCGAGTGAAGGAGAAGATGCTGCCT GTCATGGTGTTCATACATGGAGGAGGTCTGGTGATGGGGGGATCCATGATGTTTGAGGGTTCTGTATTAAGTGCCTATGAAAACGTTGTAGTTGTATCCATCCAGTACCGGCTGGGGCTGCTCGGCTTCATGAG CACTGGAGATGATAAAGCTCCTGGGAACTATGGCTTCTTGGACCAGGTTCAAGCTCTTCGGTGGGTTCAGGAGAACATTGCAGATTTCGGAGGTGACCCCAACTCTGTGACTATATTTGGGGAGTCTGCGGGGGGACTCAGCGTCTCTGCACTG GTGGTGTCTCCCTTGGCAAAGGGCTTATTCCACAGAGCTATTGCCGAGAGTGGGGTAGCCATAATGCCAGGTTTGGTGGCCACGTCTACTGAAGAAGTTGTGTTCATCAGAAAT ATTGTGGCCAATATTTCGGGCTGCGGTGTGGACACACTGTTGGACTGTCTGAAGGTGAAGTCTGAGGAGGAGATCCTGTCTATCGGAGCTTCTATG CCCTTCATGGCTCTGCCTGCGAGCATCGATGGGGCGTTCTTCCCTAAACCTGTGGAACAGATTCTGGCTGATAAAGAGGTGAACCCTGTGCCATTTATGACTGGAGTCAATAACCAGGAGTTTGGATGGAACCTCCCATCG TCTATGAACATCACAGGAATAAGAGAAGGAATGGAGCGAGAAATGGTGCACGAAATCCTGAAGAGCTTCCCAATTATG GGTATATTCTCTGGCGCCATCAGTCTCCTGCTAGACGAGTATGTCGGAGATGAGACTGACCCTGCTGAAATCCGGAACCGCTTCGTAGATCTGGTCGGagacctcgtctttgtcatcccgGCGCTGAGAATGGCCAAGTGTCACAGAG ATTCTGGCCATCCAACCTACTTCTACGAGTTCCAGCACCGTCCAGCTTTGTTTGCAGAGTCTAAGCCGGACTTTGTAAAGGCCGATCATGGGGAGGAGCTGTTCTTTGTGATAGGAGGTCCATTTTTGAAGGGCGACATTTTGTTCACAG GAGCCTTCACAAAGGaagaggaggatctgagcagGACCTTCATGAGATACTGGGCCAACTTTGCCCGCACTGG TGATCCTAATGGGCCGGGCCTGGTCCACTGGCCACAGTATGACCACGATGAAGACTTCCTGGAGATTGACCTGGAGCAGAAAGCTTCCAAGCAACTGAAGGCTGCAAAGTACGAATTCTGGACCAAAAACCTTCCTCAAAAGATGGCGGAGGAAAAGGCAGAGCGCACAGAGCTGTAA
- the LOC120981074 gene encoding carboxylesterase 5A-like isoform X2, whose protein sequence is MEALMRVVVLCILALGVLASAQADDQPQVETRYGKLRGKTTSAKGTDRTVHTFYGVPFAKPPVGSLRFAAPEPPTAWSSVREASDYAKICLQNVDMLEQIAKAVKAKLIIPPASEDCLYLDIFTPADRVKEKMLPVMVFIHGGGLVMGGSMMFEGSVLSAYENVVVVSIQYRLGLLGFMSTGDDKAPGNYGFLDQVQALRWVQENIADFGGDPNSVTIFGESAGGLSVSALVVSPLAKGLFHRAIAESGVAIMPGLVATSTEEVVFIRNIVANISGCGVDTLLDCLKVKSEEEILSIGASMPFMALPASIDGAFFPKPVEQILADKEVNPVPFMTGVNNQEFGWNLPSSMNITGIREGMEREMVHEILKSFPIMGIFSGAISLLLDEYVGDETDPAEIRNRFVDLVGDLVFVIPALRMAKCHRDSGHPTYFYEFQHRPALFAESKPDFVKADHGEELFFVIGGPFLKGDILFTGDALREWSEVFFIMNPHAVCTFLHVLSLFSTMTRHHDTGHGCSPFGAQCPV, encoded by the exons ATGGAGGCTCTGATGAGGGTAGTTGTGCTGTGCATCCTGGCCCTGGGGGTCCTGGCATCAG CGCAGGCGGATGACCAACCTCAAGTGGAAACACGGTACGGCAAACTGCGGGGGAAGACCACGTCTGCAAAGGGAACAGACAGGACTGTCCACACCTTCTATGGAGTCCCCTTCGCCAAACCTCCAGTTGGTTCATTGAGATTTGCCGCCCCAGAACCCCCCACAGCATGGAGCTCAGTGAGGGAGGCCTCAGACTATGCTAAAAT ATGTCTGCAGAATGTTGACATGTTGGAGCAGATAGCAAAGGCGGTTAAAGCAAAGCTCATCATACCTCCAGCGTCTGAGGACTGCCTATATCTGGACATCTTCACCCCAGCAGATCGAGTGAAGGAGAAGATGCTGCCT GTCATGGTGTTCATACATGGAGGAGGTCTGGTGATGGGGGGATCCATGATGTTTGAGGGTTCTGTATTAAGTGCCTATGAAAACGTTGTAGTTGTATCCATCCAGTACCGGCTGGGGCTGCTCGGCTTCATGAG CACTGGAGATGATAAAGCTCCTGGGAACTATGGCTTCTTGGACCAGGTTCAAGCTCTTCGGTGGGTTCAGGAGAACATTGCAGATTTCGGAGGTGACCCCAACTCTGTGACTATATTTGGGGAGTCTGCGGGGGGACTCAGCGTCTCTGCACTG GTGGTGTCTCCCTTGGCAAAGGGCTTATTCCACAGAGCTATTGCCGAGAGTGGGGTAGCCATAATGCCAGGTTTGGTGGCCACGTCTACTGAAGAAGTTGTGTTCATCAGAAAT ATTGTGGCCAATATTTCGGGCTGCGGTGTGGACACACTGTTGGACTGTCTGAAGGTGAAGTCTGAGGAGGAGATCCTGTCTATCGGAGCTTCTATG CCCTTCATGGCTCTGCCTGCGAGCATCGATGGGGCGTTCTTCCCTAAACCTGTGGAACAGATTCTGGCTGATAAAGAGGTGAACCCTGTGCCATTTATGACTGGAGTCAATAACCAGGAGTTTGGATGGAACCTCCCATCG TCTATGAACATCACAGGAATAAGAGAAGGAATGGAGCGAGAAATGGTGCACGAAATCCTGAAGAGCTTCCCAATTATG GGTATATTCTCTGGCGCCATCAGTCTCCTGCTAGACGAGTATGTCGGAGATGAGACTGACCCTGCTGAAATCCGGAACCGCTTCGTAGATCTGGTCGGagacctcgtctttgtcatcccgGCGCTGAGAATGGCCAAGTGTCACAGAG ATTCTGGCCATCCAACCTACTTCTACGAGTTCCAGCACCGTCCAGCTTTGTTTGCAGAGTCTAAGCCGGACTTTGTAAAGGCCGATCATGGGGAGGAGCTGTTCTTTGTGATAGGAGGTCCATTTTTGAAGGGCGACATTTTGTTCACAGGTGATGCACTCAGAGAATGGTCGGAGGTCTTCTTTATTATGAACCCTCATGCAGTTTGTACTTTCCTCCATGTTTTGTCCTTATTTTCCACAATGACGCGCCATCATGACACAGggcat ggcTGCAGTCCTTTTGGGGCTCAGTGTCCTGTATAA